Within the Medicago truncatula cultivar Jemalong A17 chromosome 4, MtrunA17r5.0-ANR, whole genome shotgun sequence genome, the region AGCAGCCAAAGAAGAATCTGGCCCTACAATTTCTGAAGATAGTGATAGTCACCTGGAGAACCAAATGGTAGATGGAGAGATACAGTCTTATAAGGAGAGAGTAGACTATGACAGTGTTATGCCTACTGAGCATGAAACTGATAGGGCAGAAGCCAAAGAAGAACCTTGCTGTACAATTTCTGAAGATAGTGATGGTCACCCGGAGAACCAAATGGTTGACAGGGAGCTGCATCCTTATAAGGAGAGAATAGATTATGACAATGTTGTGCCTACTGAGAATGAAACTGATAGGACAGAAGACAAAGAAGAATCTTTCCCTAGAATCTCTGAAGATAGTGGTGGTCATCTGGAGAACGCAATGGTTGATAGAGAGTTGGAGCCTTACAAGGAGAAAATCGATCATGACAGTGTTGTGCTTACCGAGCATGAAATTGATAGGACAACAGCAAAAGAAGAATCTGGCCCTACAATTTCTGAAGACAGTGATCAGTATGGAGATGCTTTTGCCACCAATAAAGAATTAGAAGATCGGAATTTACCCAATGCTATTTTGCCTCTCCTGCGTTATTGCCAGTATGAAAGCTCTAAATCGTCCTGCAGGTCCGTGGCTTTTGAGCGcagttttattataaaaatatatatgctgCTTTAAATCTGGTGTGTTTGCTAAATCTTTCTCCTAGTAGACAGCGTGTTTACGTTTTTTATGGAGTGAAATGCTCAGATTTTTAAACGAAAATATTTGAACCCTAGACTTGCTTTAACAGCGCTCCTTTTGGAGGTTCGTATGTTTCTTTTTGGAATTTCCCTGATAGACGTGTTGAGGGAttcaagtgattttttttattgatacatttgtattgttttgttgatttttgtctAGTCATTTGGTTGTTTTGTCTGAATAACTTATTCTCTTTTCTCATTGGTAttccttatttatttcatttgcaattatttttctaaatttcatcaaacaaaattatgATGTTTTTGGACCTATCTTTATTGGGAAACATTTTGTACTCAAATTGTTTTCCCTTTCATATAAGTGATAGATCTTTGACATGCTTTATGCAGTTTTCAAGCCTCACCTTGTGAAGACAAAAATTTCAGGAGTGACATTGATGATAATGAGACAGAAGATGCATCTTTTTCTGGCCAAGAGAATTTAAATGACTTAAATGATATTCTTGAATGGGCCATGGTTTGTAGTTTAAGAAACAcctatatttgttattttgtctTGTCTTTGATGATAATGTTTATAGTTAGTGGTATTTTACCAATTTGCAGGAAAATGACCACGGACCACTACAAATTATATGCGAGTATTACCGGATTGGTTGTCCTTCCAGGGGTTCATCACTTACATTTCATTCTTTGGAGCACCTGCATCCGTTGGAGTATCATAGACCAGCCGAGACAGTCCTGTGTCGTACTGGTTCAACAGTTGATTTGAAAAGTTGCAGTACCGGTCAGGAGTTGGCTGATGTATGCTGTCACAGTAACTTTTGAATGGATAAGATTGCTTTTATGTTACTTTAGATTCAAGATTTGAGTCTTCAGGAAGCATTCTGTTTGAGAGTCATATGGTCATCAGACTTAGTATTTCATTGTTGTTTGTTCCTCTCAGGCACAGAACACTCTTGCGATGGAAGAGGCAACTTCGTTATCTGTATGGACTACTGCTTGCTTATGTGGTACCTTGAGACTCGAAAATGTATGTTTTATATGCTTTGGTATCAGCAACCagaactgtttttttttcttctatatgttgttaatgttattattgttatttttccaTATGTTAATGTTTAATATCATGCTTGAGCTTCTGAGTATATGGGTTATGCTTTTTTAATTCTACAAGATTTAGCTGCGTTATTTTGAAATAGATCTTATGAATGGATAGATTCATTATGTTTTACCATGATATggtttccttttcttttatgttGTTGGGGTGGATGCACGTCTGCTCTAGCTTTACCATTAGCGCTGTCTCTCATGATCTGTGAAGCATAAAAATTTTAAGTACTTCTTAGAATTTTGGGTTGGGCTTAACTCAACTTTataaaaccggcttgtaaggtgagggctGCATAAGCTTTATAAACACTAAACAGACCATATCTTTTGGCAATGTGAGACTAAATCCACCCCTTCACACCCGatacaatgaaggtgttggaggctgcaatgaagACAACACAAATTCCGCAATTAGGTGGTTAGGGGCAGACTGCAATGAAGGTGGAATTTCCAACAGTTCTCTTGCTGGATAAATTTGGGTTATAAGTGAGATCTGTTATTTGTTAAGATATTAATATACTAATAGCTATTGCTTTTGTATTCAAAATGAAGACCAGATATGAATAGTTAATTTAGTTGTTGTGAATTTgttaaaaatcacaccaataaaatacttgatgtgtggagcagaataatcaagcaaccaaaaaacAACGTGGGTGACagttataaacacaagcaaacgtagaaaacagcgagagaaagaaagagagaactcACGGAATTTGTTCacccaaggtgaatcaatcccaaccctagtgtttgctGACAAGAGAAAACTCTACAAACCTTAGTTTTGAtgttggcttctaaacccttgttttctGGCTCTCTACTCTAcctctacctctctctctctctctctctctctctctctctctctctctctcaaggtttacatctgatacaaggtctatatttatagtaaaagcatccctaaaaaattggaacaaatctAAGCCcataaaaatacgttttatttttattctgcTGACAAAATCGGGGCCCGATTTTGCTATTTCGGCCGCCGAGTTTGGCCCTTCCTGCAACCATCAATTTTGAGTCATGCTACAACATTAGTCATTTCAACTGTAGCCAAATTAGAGGGAAAATTATGCATCTCTGGAATGAGTTTAACACAGTAGTTTTCTCATGAAGTTGAAATGTAGTGGTTATCCAAGTGTGACTGTGTGTGTCATTCATGTGTAAGAGTTTGATAAATACGAACTTGTTTGACCGATTGTTTGCCCATTCTGAATTCTGCAGGTGTTAACATTCTTAGCAGGAATTGTGCTGGAGAAGCAGATAGTTGTTGCCTGCTCTAATTTGGTATGTGTTGCACCTCAGATTAAATTTGTAATGATATTGTAACAGTAAATATTTATAACGCGGCTTCTGCTTTGCTGTGGGTTATATGAGTCAATGGTTATATTGTTTTGTCCTTTGGAAGCATTCTTGTTCCCTCATTGATTGGTCTCTGCAGTATTCGGAACAACagcaattatattttttatttcttctcatTGTTGGCTTGTCCTGTCTTTCGCTTTGACTTTTCATGATAGACTGACTAAAGGATACACCAaggaataataaaaaataaatagcagTAAAATCCATTTTTATTGACCAATTAGATTTGCCTCCAACTGTCTCAAAAAGTCCAACATACATGCACTGTTGCAACTTTTTGATAAGAGTTAAGAAGACCTTACGAAAATCAGGGTATATGTAAAAGTTATATTAGATCTTCTACAAATCTAAAATCATTTTGCGTAAATTTAAGTTGAAtcggatttttattttttatttttcatctgaTGAGCATTTTGCTGTCATGTTCATGATTTGCATAGCTTGCAACTTTTTATCTTCTAGTTTTACAAGTTAGTTATTCTGACGCTGGTATATGTATGTTTATGATTATCTTGTTTGGTAATATGGATGAGTATGCTTCACACATGATCCTTGGGGAGACAATTCAACTAATAGTTCATGTTAGACATGATTTTGCTGTCTtgatttgttttgaagtttATATTGTTTCTTTCATGACCAGGGAATCCTTTGTGCTTCAGTTTTATCAGTTATTCCGCTAATCCAGCCTTATCGATGGCAAAGCCTGCTAATGACAGTTTGagttctttctcttcttcatatTAAAGTGAACGAGTTTATACATGCTATTAAAACATGGATTTTCCACCTTATGGTTTCTGATAAGAAGGTGATCTTCCAGGTTTTACCGAATGACATGCTTGAGTTTTTAGATGCACCTGTCCCTTATATAGTGAGTATTCTTATCTTCTTGATTTAACCATTAAAAATATGATCGACTTAAACTCTTGAAGTCAGTCCAGGATGTTGTTTTTGCTTTGCACATTGCTAAGTGCTTTCCCTTGAACGTGTTCAATAAAGTTATTACTCAGATTTTGATATAAGTTATATTTCTTTGTAGCCAATCCAACTTTTAATAGTAACTTTCATTCATTGAAAGATAAACTTAGATTTGCTAGtggaatttataattttaaattttgtttcgaATTCAACTGGTTCTACATTTTCATCTTAATCCGTCAGTTGATATTTGATAATACCATTGCTGGTGTCTCTGATTGCCTAAAAAATTTATCCTCTAGGTTGGTATCAAGAACATGACCAGTGAAGTCCAGTCAAAGTTTACCAATGTTATTGTGGTTGATGCCAACAGAAACCAGGTTTGTGTTTTTAATGcagtttttttaatgataacaaaaatcaactcatgttttcaaaaaatttaattagcaTTAGTACGTGTGACTTTTCCTTCCTTTTACAATTGTAAAGTTGTGGTTTCGAAAGAAGGAAAACAGTAGTCTACATATCGTTGATTTTTTagtaggcttaattgcacttttggacccctatctttccaaaagttgcggttatggacccctaactaatttaaatacaaaacagccccctatgttttgattctttggcagttttggacccccaaggcaaaaaaaaaaaattgacatgtggcatctcacttagggtgccacgttagcgttgaccgagtcaacaatggactgggggtccaaaactgccaaagaatcaaaacatagggggctgttttgtatttaaattagttaggggtccataaccacaacttttggaaagataggggtccaaaagtgcaattaagcctttttagtactgtatttttctttgttttttccatTTGCTTGTGGTTTACATTCTTGACATCTTTTTGTATTCTTCTGATTGTTGATTACATCTTTAGACAATTTTGTGGATTACATTCCTTTAATCAATTAATCCTTCTTGGAATTGGATGGAGCTAAGCGACTTCAACTATATGTTTTTCACGTGCTTATCTTCTAATGTGTTGCAATAGGTGACATCACCAACAATACCACAACTTCCAAGACAGAAAGAGCTAATATCTTCTTTACGCCCTTATCACGCAGCTCTTGTAGGTGAAAGTTACTTGGGAAGGAGAAGGCCAGTGTATGAATGCACAGAAGTGCAGGTGTGCCCTTAATGAATTCATCATTATTAACTACCCATATTTTCAAACTGTTATCAAACATGTCTAGATATTTTCATCTGTAGTTCTTACCAGTCTTGGTGTTCCTACAGATTGGAGCTGCAAAGGGGTTTCTTTCGGTGTTGAGGTCTTATCTGGATTCTCTTTGCTATAACATCCGTTCTCACACAATTACCAATGTACAATCAAATGACGATAAGGTCCGTACTTTAATCTCAGAAGCAAATTAAGTTAGGTATTTTGATATTTTCCTATTGTTATAACCTCTTTAATCATAAGGATTTGATTGCATACTGTTTGGTCAATCCCTTTTATGTAATGGGGTAATTTGTAAATGTAATATTCAATCAATTAAGTTCAAGTTATAAATctaaatttaaccaaaaaaacagCAGCCCTTTTTGAGTGAAATTCTTTACCAAAATGATGTTAACACGCACGGCTTTGCTTTACGCTATAGTGGTAATTAATGAGTAGATGATCCAATGGTCATTaggaaaaattatataaattaaaagcaGTAAGAAATAACAGTGTGAATGAAAAGAATTGGATTAAAAGTGTGCCATCATTTATAAACACGGACTTGCTTTGTAAAGAgcatattttagtaaattatatTGTGAAGTTCTGAGACGGTAATTTGTACCTTTAGGTATCTTTGCTTTTGAAGGAGAGTTTCATCGGCTCATTCCCGTATCGCGATCGGCCTTTCATGAAGGTTTATTTCTTAATCTCACATTATAATTTACGCTAACTAtgtaatcatttttaaaaaatttaaacggTCAGAATCAATTTGCAAACTATCTCTGATTTGTAGTTGTTGAGTCCACCTCcaaaatatgcatttttatCTTCTTGGATCACAACTACAGTAGTGTGTAAGCAGTTTTTTGCCAAAAAATTGTCTCGCTAAATTAAGCGGACACTACCTTTCAGACAAGCTTGGTCTCCTAAGCTTGTTGCAGAGGCTTGGGAATGGTTGTAACTCTTTGTATTGTGGGGTCTGACTTTCTTTTTTAACTGTTGAACCGGCTTATCggtaaatatttctttttaatttatttgtctgTTCTAATGcttgaaaaatgaaaaccatTGGCCTTTAGCAAGCTTCATTTCCTGGCATCACAATTGAATTTAAATGATTGTGTCTTTCAAAGACAATTGAACATGCGCATAATCTTTTTGGCTCACAGCATGCATAAATCAGCTTAATTTTGTTTGTCTTGGTTGTGTCATTTAGATCACAAATATTTCTTTAATCAACAGCTTTTTCTGTTCTATTATTGTTGTATTCAGATCACTAATGCAGATTTATTATACTTTTGTTGCCTTGTGCTAAACAGCTTTTCGTGGATACACAGCTTTTTTCTGTACACACAGACATCGTCCTCTCTTCTGTACAAAAGGAATAGGGCTGCCGTGCAAAACATTCTGGTCAATATTATTGTATTGTTTCAAGCGTGAAGGCAAGTTCAGTGttgtataatttttgttgttgttgagttaaAATTTTCTCCCTTTGGGGCActgtaaataatataattatttaaagagTCTTGCTAACTATTGCCCTGCCCTCAGGGCAATGGTTAGTATTCTCCTTATTTAAATTACATATTCAAGCCTAAACtacacaataaaaattaaatagtaaaaGGTATGGAGATACTTATAGACTATGGTTCAATCAGTTCAATTTGAATCATTAGTTAATTGTATGAGGCTATCATGCTTTGCCAATGGTTTTGTCAAGTTAAAAATagcttttcctttttattttatccatgacaagatttttatttttttttcttcacaatatcaaaattatttatttggtaCCATTTCAATTATTCTTTAGAACGGAAGGTCATTTCACTGAGTAATTGGGTTTAAATGGTTATTGAACTCCACCTAAGGACAAATTATTCGAGAGAACTCATTCGATTCTTGGATGAAACAATTTCTTGTCATACTAATCGAACTCGAATTACCAAGACTGCTTTCCCCTACACATCGAAGGGTTAACTTTTTTGTCTTAATccctttaaaaatattgtttatgaaTTATCCATACAAAATGTATCATCTTGTTTCGgtcatcattattttgtttcaatattGTAACATCTCATAGGACTTTATGTATTGTCGACTGATCTCACAAACCAACATGAatcttttcagcgtgttttgtcctcacttgCACTCTTTTCGAGAAACTTCCTAGAAGGTCATCCATCTAAAATTGCTCCAAgtttaactgtggagttcttatggaatgactTACAAAatgaagatgcatcttgttagTATACGTAGtatcaaacaattcttataaattTTCCTTCAGCTATGCAGTTTCATACCTGTACGGCCTTAGGAACCCTCTCATTCCGACGTGAATTCAGTTTGCTTAGAAGTTGTTAGAAGccactcattttcatgtctTGTACACCAGCAACCACTCTCTGCCCACCTAGTCTCCGACGTTACAAATATatgcactattttttttttaaaccatgGTCAATCAGGCGCTACGATGAAAATTGGTGACAAAGATCGGTAATCGGAGAAGTAGCTAGCCAAAAAAACTATattctaaaaaacaaaataacgaaggaaacaatttttctaaaagGACCACGACAAAAGAACCAAAGGGactaagataaaaaaaatggatgtaCAGAAAAACACATTCAACTCACTCAATTATGTTTTGTACGCAAATACTACAAAAAAATGCGGAGCCTTTCTGTTTTTGTGTGGTGGTCTGGCCTTGTAGATCTTCAATTTGCACGTATTGTAAGATTTTGGCCCCCCCAATTGGCATTACAATAAGAAACAAACATTGGAGAGTGTTTTAATGTTTACTTGTGATTACAATTGCAAGTTGAGGATATGATCACTATTCAATAAGCTTGTCTTTGTGTTTTGAGTGGACTGAAGAGTGtggtccaagatgttgcaacaGTTGTGGTTTATTCAAAACCAGAATGCTTCAGCAAAGATAACGGGATTTTCCCTTCTGGCTGTTACATTAATGGAAACATTTTATGTGTCCTTGCCTGTGACAGTTTTTCTTCTTAAATGCTCCACTGTTTTCAGTAACTTGGTAGTTTTGTGTTGATTTGATTAAGTGTTTGTACTTTAATTGATAATGTCCATGATTGCCATTGCCAAATATAAAAGAGGTGCCTGCCATGCTTAAGAGACCAAAGGCTGTGTTTTCATAAAGTGGAACATAATATAATGGAAAGGGCACACAGCTGTTGCTTCCACTTTTTTCCTCATGTATCAACAATTTAAATCATCTAAATTATATTATGATGCAAATATTTTGTAACATTAATCCCTTCCTCATTATTTGATAACTAGCGGAAAAACGGACAATAACGTGTTTGTCTATATGTATTTCTTAGTTGtgctttgttttaaaaaagtttgAGATCCTAGCTAAAAAGATAAGAGTATACTCATACTGTAAAATCTAATGATATATGTCCACGTATGAGAAAATTAATGACACAGGTGTACACATATTTATGGTCAGTTGAAGTAGGGTGTTGTGCAAGTACAAAGGTATTtataagatttggaaaatggATCTTCTAAGGGATGAAAACTGTGCTAAGAGTGTAC harbors:
- the LOC25494181 gene encoding uncharacterized protein isoform X3 — translated: MTKEEEEEDIARAVVASIHSSKDDNNNGISQLQRFQYQVTELFKGFSSVQNENTNYNPEILTTLKRQWAANFHLKYMGHRSLKEPSRLFESMVVVGLHPNCDVQELHRQFVDRKSDGSGKLRSSLGCENQSRVEPNIEPQVLFVYPPEKRLPLKCKDLLSFCFPGGLEVRAIERTPSLSELNEIFFGQEHLKQMDLSFVFRLQGADNSTLYGCCVLVEELVQKPSGLLSLISDKQPSHSSLRRCILTTQRCYCILSRLPFFELHFGVLNSIFTQERLEKLTKSVEDSNLEFVEGRYDEENSEGNSESVLVSDGIIEHRFHENSLISQLRVRTSTSENIVDDGPPENLIVDGEPRSYKEIIDYDSVVPIEYETDRSTAKEESGPIISEDSDGHPENLMVDGELQSYKDGIYYDNVVLTEHETDSVEAKEPGPTVSEDGDGHQVNLMVDGDLQSHKARTVNGIVVPTEHETYTEAAKEESGPTISEDSDSHLENQMVDGEIQSYKERVDYDSVMPTEHETDRAEAKEEPCCTISEDSDGHPENQMVDRELHPYKERIDYDNVVPTENETDRTEDKEESFPRISEDSGGHLENAMVDRELEPYKEKIDHDSVVLTEHEIDRTTAKEESGPTISEDSDQYGDAFATNKELEDRNLPNAILPLLRYCQYESSKSSCSFQASPCEDKNFRSDIDDNETEDASFSGQENLNDLNDILEWAMENDHGPLQIICEYYRIGCPSRGSSLTFHSLEHLHPLEYHRPAETVLCRTGSTVDLKSCSTGQELADAQNTLAMEEATSLSVWTTACLCGTLRLENVLTFLAGIVLEKQIVVACSNLGILCASVLSVIPLIQPYRWQSLLMTVLPNDMLEFLDAPVPYIVGIKNMTSEVQSKFTNVIVVDANRNQVTSPTIPQLPRQKELISSLRPYHAALVGESYLGRRRPVYECTEVQIGAAKGFLSVLRSYLDSLCYNIRSHTITNVQSNDDKLFVDTQLFSVHTDIVLSSVQKE
- the LOC25494181 gene encoding uncharacterized protein isoform X1, with the protein product MTKEEEEEDIARAVVASIHSSKDDNNNGISQLQRFQYQVTELFKGFSSVQNENTNYNPEILTTLKRQWAANFHLKYMGHRSLKEPSRLFESMVVVGLHPNCDVQELHRQFVDRKSDGSGKLRSSLGCENQSRVEPNIEPQVLFVYPPEKRLPLKCKDLLSFCFPGGLEVRAIERTPSLSELNEIFFGQEHLKQMDLSFVFRLQGADNSTLYGCCVLVEELVQKPSGLLSLISDKQPSHSSLRRCILTTQRCYCILSRLPFFELHFGVLNSIFTQERLEKLTKSVEDSNLEFVEGRYDEENSEGNSESVLVSDGIIEHRFHENSLISQLRVRTSTSENIVDDGPPENLIVDGEPRSYKEIIDYDSVVPIEYETDRSTAKEESGPIISEDSDGHPENLMVDGELQSYKDGIYYDNVVLTEHETDSVEAKEPGPTVSEDGDGHQVNLMVDGDLQSHKARTVNGIVVPTEHETYTEAAKEESGPTISEDSDSHLENQMVDGEIQSYKERVDYDSVMPTEHETDRAEAKEEPCCTISEDSDGHPENQMVDRELHPYKERIDYDNVVPTENETDRTEDKEESFPRISEDSGGHLENAMVDRELEPYKEKIDHDSVVLTEHEIDRTTAKEESGPTISEDSDQYGDAFATNKELEDRNLPNAILPLLRYCQYESSKSSCSFQASPCEDKNFRSDIDDNETEDASFSGQENLNDLNDILEWAMENDHGPLQIICEYYRIGCPSRGSSLTFHSLEHLHPLEYHRPAETVLCRTGSTVDLKSCSTGQELADAQNTLAMEEATSLSVWTTACLCGTLRLENVLTFLAGIVLEKQIVVACSNLGILCASVLSVIPLIQPYRWQSLLMTVLPNDMLEFLDAPVPYIVGIKNMTSEVQSKFTNVIVVDANRNQVTSPTIPQLPRQKELISSLRPYHAALVGESYLGRRRPVYECTEVQIGAAKGFLSVLRSYLDSLCYNIRSHTITNVQSNDDKVSLLLKESFIGSFPYRDRPFMKLFVDTQLFSVHTDIVLSSVQKE
- the LOC25494181 gene encoding uncharacterized protein isoform X4 is translated as MDLSFVFRLQGADNSTLYGCCVLVEELVQKPSGLLSLISDKQPSHSSLRRCILTTQRCYCILSRLPFFELHFGVLNSIFTQERLEKLTKSVEDSNLEFVEGRYDEENSEGNSESVLVSDGIIEHRFHENSLISQLRVRTSTSENIVDDGPPENLIVDGEPRSYKEIIDYDSVVPIEYETDRSTAKEESGPIISEDSDGHPENLMVDGELQSYKDGIYYDNVVLTEHETDSVEAKEPGPTVSEDGDGHQVNLMVDGDLQSHKARTVNGIVVPTEHETYTEAAKEESGPTISEDSDSHLENQMVDGEIQSYKERVDYDSVMPTEHETDRAEAKEEPCCTISEDSDGHPENQMVDRELHPYKERIDYDNVVPTENETDRTEDKEESFPRISEDSGGHLENAMVDRELEPYKEKIDHDSVVLTEHEIDRTTAKEESGPTISEDSDQYGDAFATNKELEDRNLPNAILPLLRYCQYESSKSSCSFQASPCEDKNFRSDIDDNETEDASFSGQENLNDLNDILEWAMENDHGPLQIICEYYRIGCPSRGSSLTFHSLEHLHPLEYHRPAETVLCRTGSTVDLKSCSTGQELADAQNTLAMEEATSLSVWTTACLCGTLRLENVLTFLAGIVLEKQIVVACSNLGILCASVLSVIPLIQPYRWQSLLMTVLPNDMLEFLDAPVPYIVGIKNMTSEVQSKFTNVIVVDANRNQVTSPTIPQLPRQKELISSLRPYHAALVGESYLGRRRPVYECTEVQIGAAKGFLSVLRSYLDSLCYNIRSHTITNVQSNDDKVSLLLKESFIGSFPYRDRPFMKLFVDTQLFSVHTDIVLSSVQKE
- the LOC25494181 gene encoding uncharacterized protein isoform X2 produces the protein MTKEEEEEDIARAVVASIHSSKDDNNNGISQLQRFQYQVTELFKGFSSVQNENTNYNPEILTTLKRQWAANFHLKYMGHRSLKEPSRLFESMVVVGLHPNCDVQELHRQFVDRKSDGSGKLRSSLGCENQSRVEPNIEPQVLFVYPPEKRLPLKCKDLLSFCFPGGLEEHLKQMDLSFVFRLQGADNSTLYGCCVLVEELVQKPSGLLSLISDKQPSHSSLRRCILTTQRCYCILSRLPFFELHFGVLNSIFTQERLEKLTKSVEDSNLEFVEGRYDEENSEGNSESVLVSDGIIEHRFHENSLISQLRVRTSTSENIVDDGPPENLIVDGEPRSYKEIIDYDSVVPIEYETDRSTAKEESGPIISEDSDGHPENLMVDGELQSYKDGIYYDNVVLTEHETDSVEAKEPGPTVSEDGDGHQVNLMVDGDLQSHKARTVNGIVVPTEHETYTEAAKEESGPTISEDSDSHLENQMVDGEIQSYKERVDYDSVMPTEHETDRAEAKEEPCCTISEDSDGHPENQMVDRELHPYKERIDYDNVVPTENETDRTEDKEESFPRISEDSGGHLENAMVDRELEPYKEKIDHDSVVLTEHEIDRTTAKEESGPTISEDSDQYGDAFATNKELEDRNLPNAILPLLRYCQYESSKSSCSFQASPCEDKNFRSDIDDNETEDASFSGQENLNDLNDILEWAMENDHGPLQIICEYYRIGCPSRGSSLTFHSLEHLHPLEYHRPAETVLCRTGSTVDLKSCSTGQELADAQNTLAMEEATSLSVWTTACLCGTLRLENVLTFLAGIVLEKQIVVACSNLGILCASVLSVIPLIQPYRWQSLLMTVLPNDMLEFLDAPVPYIVGIKNMTSEVQSKFTNVIVVDANRNQVTSPTIPQLPRQKELISSLRPYHAALVGESYLGRRRPVYECTEVQIGAAKGFLSVLRSYLDSLCYNIRSHTITNVQSNDDKVSLLLKESFIGSFPYRDRPFMKLFVDTQLFSVHTDIVLSSVQKE